One Terriglobia bacterium genomic region harbors:
- a CDS encoding type II toxin-antitoxin system HicB family antitoxin: MIKVVIRQGEDGYVVATCPSLKSCWSQGKNREEALQNIREAIALYLEPQPNDLTQDKSQEVVELSL; this comes from the coding sequence ATCATTAAGGTCGTAATCCGGCAGGGAGAAGATGGCTATGTTGTGGCCACCTGCCCCTCGCTGAAGAGCTGCTGGTCTCAAGGAAAGAACAGGGAAGAAGCGCTCCAGAACATTCGAGAGGCGATTGCCCTGTATTTAGAGCCTCAGCCGAACGATTTGACCCAAGACAAGTCGCAGGAAGTTGTGGAACTATCGCTATGA
- a CDS encoding type II toxin-antitoxin system HicA family toxin, with the protein MKLPLLSGRAVVAALKRLGFQDVHHKGSHVKMEHPDGRRIVFPYHDEIDRYTLKGALRDAEVDPAEFLKQVK; encoded by the coding sequence ATGAAGTTGCCACTGCTTTCGGGTCGTGCCGTGGTGGCCGCCTTAAAGCGTCTTGGTTTTCAGGATGTTCATCACAAAGGCAGTCACGTCAAGATGGAACATCCGGATGGCAGAAGGATCGTCTTTCCGTATCACGATGAAATTGATCGGTATACCCTCAAGGGCGCACTAAGGGATGCCGAGGTGGACCCCGCAGAATTCCTCAAACAGGTGAAATGA
- a CDS encoding BrnT family toxin yields MRNVRFEWDDDKDKENQTKHGVSFTLAQRAFLDPNRVIAEDLSHSATEARYYCMGLVDAGILTVRFTFRHNVVRIIGAGYWRRGRKIYEKQNSLQ; encoded by the coding sequence ATGCGAAATGTCCGCTTTGAGTGGGATGACGATAAGGATAAGGAGAACCAAACAAAGCATGGGGTTTCATTTACGTTGGCCCAACGAGCGTTTCTTGATCCGAACCGTGTAATTGCCGAAGACTTGAGTCACAGCGCGACAGAGGCGAGATACTACTGCATGGGATTGGTCGATGCCGGGATCTTGACGGTCCGGTTCACCTTTCGTCATAACGTGGTTCGCATTATCGGGGCGGGCTATTGGAGAAGAGGGAGAAAGATCTATGAAAAACAGAATTCGCTACAGTGA
- a CDS encoding CopG family transcriptional regulator, translating to MKNRIRYSDEPLGKLRVIDDFLPSPEQLVLREDKVKITIALSRSSIQFFKQVAKENKTQYQKMIRGVLDYYASRFNKAADSRVHPTGAKSKSAPGG from the coding sequence ATGAAAAACAGAATTCGCTACAGTGATGAACCGCTGGGGAAGTTGAGGGTCATTGATGATTTCCTGCCCTCCCCAGAGCAGTTGGTTCTCCGTGAAGACAAGGTCAAAATCACAATTGCTCTAAGCCGATCCAGCATTCAGTTTTTCAAACAAGTAGCTAAGGAAAATAAGACACAGTACCAGAAGATGATTCGAGGCGTCCTCGACTACTATGCCTCACGTTTCAACAAGGCCGCTGACTCGCGCGTGCACCCGACCGGCGCGAAAAGCAAAAGCGCGCCGGGCGGGTGA